Proteins from a genomic interval of Halomonas alkaliantarctica:
- the rpsQ gene encoding 30S ribosomal protein S17: MAEENTKRTLTGKVVSDKMDKSIVVMIERRERHPIYGKYVKRSTKLHAHDEANQAKAGDTVSIQECRPLSKKKAWTLVEVVEHAKG; the protein is encoded by the coding sequence ATGGCCGAAGAAAACACAAAGCGTACGCTCACCGGTAAAGTGGTGAGCGATAAGATGGACAAGTCCATCGTCGTCATGATCGAGCGGCGCGAGCGTCACCCGATCTACGGAAAATACGTTAAGCGCTCCACCAAGCTGCACGCCCATGATGAGGCGAACCAGGCTAAGGCAGGCGATACGGTCTCTATTCAAGAGTGCCGTCCGCTTTCCAAGAAAAAAGCTTGGACGCTGGTCGAGGTGGTTGAACACGCCAAGGGTTAA
- the rplP gene encoding 50S ribosomal protein L16: MLQPKRMKFRKMMKGRNRGLAHRGSKISFGEYGLKATGRGRITARQIEAGRRAITRHVKRGGKIWIRVFPDKPISKKPLEVRMGKGKGSVEYWVAQIQPGRVLYEIEGVSEELAREAFELAAQKMPLSTTFAKRTVM; this comes from the coding sequence ATGTTACAGCCCAAGCGTATGAAATTCCGCAAGATGATGAAAGGCCGCAACCGTGGCCTGGCGCATCGCGGAAGCAAGATCAGCTTCGGGGAATACGGCCTTAAAGCTACTGGTCGCGGCCGCATTACTGCGCGTCAGATCGAAGCAGGCCGTCGTGCGATCACACGTCACGTTAAGCGTGGCGGTAAAATCTGGATCCGCGTCTTCCCTGATAAGCCGATCTCTAAGAAGCCGCTCGAAGTTCGTATGGGTAAAGGTAAAGGTTCTGTTGAGTACTGGGTTGCCCAGATCCAACCGGGTCGGGTCCTGTATGAAATTGAAGGCGTGTCGGAAGAGCTCGCTCGTGAAGCGTTTGAGCTTGCCGCACAGAAAATGCCCTTATCCACCACCTTTGCGAAACGGACGGTGATGTGA
- the rpsD gene encoding 30S ribosomal protein S4, with protein MARYIGPKCKLSRREGTDLFLKSGVTPFEKKCKSEQIPGVHGQRRQRLSDYGLQLREKQKVRRMYGVLEKQFRNYYKEAARLKGATGEVLLQLLESRLDNVVYRMGFGSTRSEARQLVSHKAISVNGRTVNVASYQVKPGDVVSIREKAKNQARIQSALSIAANRGDIAWIEIDAKKMEGTFKALPERGDLSADINENLIVELYSK; from the coding sequence ATGGCCCGTTATATTGGACCGAAGTGCAAATTGTCTCGTCGTGAAGGCACAGACCTCTTTTTAAAGAGTGGTGTGACTCCCTTCGAGAAAAAGTGTAAATCCGAGCAGATCCCGGGTGTACACGGCCAGCGTCGTCAACGTCTTTCAGACTACGGCTTGCAGCTTCGCGAGAAGCAAAAAGTACGTCGCATGTACGGCGTACTCGAAAAACAGTTCCGTAACTACTACAAAGAAGCCGCTCGCCTGAAAGGCGCGACTGGTGAAGTATTGTTGCAGTTGCTCGAATCCCGACTGGATAACGTCGTCTACCGCATGGGCTTCGGCTCGACTCGCTCTGAAGCGCGTCAGCTGGTCAGTCACAAGGCGATTTCCGTGAACGGCCGCACCGTTAACGTAGCTTCCTATCAAGTGAAGCCGGGTGACGTTGTTTCCATTCGCGAAAAGGCGAAAAACCAAGCACGTATCCAAAGCGCGTTGTCCATTGCGGCCAACCGTGGCGATATCGCTTGGATCGAAATCGACGCCAAGAAGATGGAAGGCACTTTCAAGGCTCTGCCTGAACGCGGTGACCTGTCTGCCGACATCAACGAAAACCTGATCGTCGAGCTGTACTCCAAGTAA
- the rpmJ gene encoding 50S ribosomal protein L36: MKVRASVKKMCRNCKIIRRNGAVRVICSEPRHKQRQG; the protein is encoded by the coding sequence ATGAAAGTTCGAGCTTCCGTAAAGAAAATGTGCCGTAACTGCAAGATCATTCGTCGCAATGGCGCTGTCCGCGTCATTTGCAGCGAGCCACGGCACAAACAACGCCAGGGTTAA
- the rplR gene encoding 50S ribosomal protein L18, with translation MNAKKESRLRRARRARAKIRELGVYRLCVNRTPRHIYAQIISPDGGKVLASASTLDKALREGATGNSDAASKVGALIAERAKEAGITQVAFDRAGFKYHGRVKALADAAREGGLEF, from the coding sequence ATGAACGCGAAGAAAGAATCTCGTCTCCGTCGTGCCCGCCGCGCTCGCGCAAAGATCCGCGAGCTGGGCGTGTATCGCCTGTGCGTCAACCGTACCCCGCGTCACATCTATGCGCAGATTATCTCGCCGGATGGTGGCAAAGTGCTAGCCAGTGCTTCTACGCTGGACAAAGCACTGCGCGAGGGTGCGACCGGCAACTCAGATGCGGCCTCTAAAGTAGGTGCTCTGATTGCTGAACGCGCTAAAGAAGCAGGCATCACCCAGGTGGCCTTCGACCGTGCTGGCTTTAAGTATCACGGCCGCGTCAAGGCGCTGGCCGACGCCGCACGTGAAGGCGGCCTGGAATTCTAA
- the rpsE gene encoding 30S ribosomal protein S5, translating to MAKNEQQSGDLQEKLVQVNRVAKVVKGGRIFGFTALTVVGDGKGRVGFGRGKAREVPVAIQKAMDQARRNMVKVNLAGHTLQYPVKARHGASKVYMQPASEGTGIIAGGAMRSVLELAGVHDVLAKCYGSTNPVNVVRATVKGLSSMQAPEDVAAKRGLSVEAITG from the coding sequence ATGGCGAAGAACGAACAGCAAAGCGGTGATCTGCAAGAGAAGTTAGTGCAGGTCAACCGCGTCGCCAAGGTGGTCAAAGGTGGTCGTATTTTCGGCTTCACCGCACTGACCGTCGTTGGTGATGGTAAAGGTCGTGTCGGTTTCGGTCGTGGCAAGGCGCGTGAAGTGCCTGTCGCAATCCAGAAAGCGATGGATCAAGCTCGTCGCAACATGGTCAAGGTGAACCTTGCTGGCCATACGCTGCAGTACCCGGTCAAAGCCCGTCACGGTGCTTCCAAGGTGTACATGCAGCCGGCTTCTGAAGGTACCGGTATTATCGCCGGTGGCGCCATGCGCTCTGTACTAGAGCTCGCCGGTGTCCACGATGTACTGGCCAAGTGCTACGGTTCCACTAACCCGGTTAACGTGGTACGGGCGACTGTTAAAGGTCTCTCCTCCATGCAAGCACCGGAAGACGTGGCCGCTAAGCGCGGTCTGTCTGTCGAAGCGATCACGGGGTAA
- the rplN gene encoding 50S ribosomal protein L14, with translation MIQTQTMLDVADNSGARRVQCIKVLGGSHRRYARVGDIIKVTVKEAIPRGKVKKGQVLKAVVVRTRSGVRRPDGSLIRFDGNAAVLLNNTNEQPIGTRIFGPVTRELRNEKFMKIISLAPEVL, from the coding sequence ATGATTCAGACTCAGACAATGCTGGATGTCGCCGACAACAGCGGAGCGCGCCGGGTGCAGTGCATCAAGGTGTTAGGCGGTTCACACCGTCGTTACGCTCGCGTTGGTGATATCATCAAGGTCACGGTTAAGGAAGCGATTCCGCGTGGCAAGGTCAAAAAAGGCCAGGTGCTAAAAGCGGTCGTGGTCCGGACCCGTAGTGGCGTCCGTCGTCCCGACGGTTCGCTCATCCGTTTCGATGGAAATGCGGCAGTTTTGTTGAATAACACCAACGAACAGCCCATCGGTACCCGTATTTTTGGGCCGGTGACTCGTGAACTTCGTAATGAAAAGTTCATGAAGATCATTTCCTTAGCGCCTGAAGTGCTGTAA
- the rpsN gene encoding 30S ribosomal protein S14, whose product MAKKSMVERELKRTQLVAKYATKRAELKKIISDVNTTEEDRFEATLKLQQLPRDSSPVRQRNRCRITGRPHGFYNKFGLGRNKLREAAMRGDVPGLKKSSW is encoded by the coding sequence ATGGCTAAGAAAAGTATGGTAGAGCGTGAGCTTAAGCGTACTCAGCTGGTCGCGAAGTATGCGACCAAGCGCGCTGAACTCAAGAAGATCATCTCAGACGTGAACACGACTGAGGAAGACCGCTTCGAGGCGACGCTGAAGCTGCAGCAACTGCCGCGCGACTCAAGCCCGGTGCGTCAGCGTAACCGCTGCCGTATCACCGGTCGTCCGCACGGTTTTTACAACAAGTTCGGCCTTGGCCGTAACAAGCTGCGTGAAGCCGCCATGCGTGGCGACGTTCCTGGGTTGAAAAAATCCAGTTGGTAA
- the rplE gene encoding 50S ribosomal protein L5: protein MANLKERYQNEVAAQLKEEFSYANVMQVPRITKVTLNMGIGEAVNDKKLIDNAIGDLEKLSGQKPLVTKARKSIAGFKVREGWPIGIKVTLRAERMWDFLDRLVYIAIPRVRDFRGLNPKSFDGRGNYSMGVREQIIFPEIEYDKIDRIRGLDVTITTTAKTDEEGRALLAALNFPFKK, encoded by the coding sequence ATGGCGAACTTGAAAGAACGTTATCAAAACGAGGTAGCAGCTCAACTCAAAGAAGAGTTCAGCTATGCCAACGTTATGCAGGTACCACGGATCACGAAAGTGACTCTGAATATGGGTATCGGCGAAGCAGTCAACGATAAAAAGTTGATTGACAATGCCATCGGCGATCTAGAGAAACTCTCTGGTCAAAAACCGTTGGTGACCAAGGCACGTAAGTCCATCGCGGGCTTTAAGGTACGCGAAGGTTGGCCAATCGGCATCAAAGTAACACTGCGCGCAGAGCGTATGTGGGACTTCTTGGACCGTCTGGTTTACATCGCGATTCCCCGCGTGCGTGACTTCCGTGGTCTCAACCCGAAGTCTTTCGACGGTCGTGGCAATTACTCTATGGGTGTGCGTGAGCAGATCATCTTCCCGGAGATCGAGTATGATAAAATCGATCGCATCCGGGGGTTGGATGTCACTATCACGACGACCGCCAAAACCGACGAGGAAGGTCGTGCGCTGCTAGCCGCGCTGAACTTCCCGTTCAAGAAATAG
- the rplX gene encoding 50S ribosomal protein L24, with amino-acid sequence MQKIKRDDEVIVIAGKDKGKRGTVKRVLENRFLVSGVNMIKRHTKPNPMAGNQGGIVEREAPIHASNVAIFNSETGKADRVGFQVKEDGTKVRIYKSTQTQIDA; translated from the coding sequence ATGCAAAAGATCAAACGTGACGATGAAGTCATCGTCATCGCCGGGAAGGATAAAGGCAAACGTGGCACCGTTAAGCGGGTATTAGAAAACCGCTTCTTGGTGTCCGGTGTGAACATGATTAAACGTCACACCAAGCCAAATCCCATGGCGGGTAATCAGGGCGGTATCGTCGAGCGTGAGGCTCCGATTCACGCGTCCAACGTAGCCATCTTCAATTCGGAGACCGGTAAGGCGGATCGCGTCGGCTTCCAAGTGAAGGAAGACGGTACCAAGGTACGTATCTACAAGTCGACGCAGACGCAGATCGACGCCTAA
- the rpmD gene encoding 50S ribosomal protein L30, with product MAATIKFTQIRSTIGIMPKHKATMKGLGLRRIGHTVELEDTPAVRGMINKVNYLVRVEGE from the coding sequence ATGGCAGCAACGATCAAGTTTACCCAGATCCGGAGCACCATCGGCATCATGCCCAAGCACAAAGCTACTATGAAGGGCTTGGGTCTGCGTCGCATCGGTCATACGGTTGAACTGGAAGACACCCCCGCCGTACGCGGCATGATCAACAAGGTGAACTACCTTGTGCGCGTTGAGGGAGAGTAA
- the rplO gene encoding 50S ribosomal protein L15 codes for MKLNSLSPAPGSKHAAKRVGRGIGSGLGKTGGRGHKGQKARSGGSVKPGFEGGQMPLQRRLPKFGFTSAKSLVSEEVRLAELAKVAGGEVTMASLKEANVLKDSTLHAKIILSGELKTAVTVRGIKVTKGAREAIEAAGGKVED; via the coding sequence ATGAAACTTAATAGCCTAAGCCCGGCTCCGGGCTCCAAGCACGCCGCAAAGCGTGTTGGTCGTGGCATCGGTTCCGGTCTTGGTAAGACCGGTGGCCGTGGTCACAAAGGTCAGAAAGCACGTAGTGGCGGCAGTGTTAAGCCCGGTTTCGAAGGCGGTCAGATGCCTTTGCAGCGTCGTTTGCCGAAATTCGGTTTTACGTCTGCAAAGTCTCTGGTCTCTGAAGAAGTACGCCTGGCTGAACTTGCTAAAGTTGCCGGTGGTGAAGTCACCATGGCATCTTTGAAAGAAGCCAACGTGCTGAAGGATTCTACGCTACACGCGAAGATCATCCTTTCTGGCGAACTGAAAACAGCGGTAACCGTTCGCGGAATCAAGGTCACCAAAGGTGCCCGTGAAGCGATCGAAGCCGCTGGCGGCAAGGTAGAGGACTAA
- the secY gene encoding preprotein translocase subunit SecY, whose amino-acid sequence MAKSGNMPAMGSGLSELWARLRFVLLAIVVYRIGAHIPVPGINPDQLAALFREQQGTILGMFNMFSGGALERMSVLALGIMPYISASIIMQLMTAVSPHLEQLKKEGEAGRRKISQYTRYGTVILAFVQATGMSVGLASQGIAYTADLSFYFTAVITFVSGAVFMMWLGEQITEKGIGNGISLLIFAGIVAGLPSAVGQAFELARNEGAWNVLPLLALSALGIATVAFVVFIERGQRRLKVNYPRRQVGNKMYAGQSSYLPLKVNMAGVIPAIFASSILLFPASIGQWVGAGEGMEWLQRASQALGPGQPLYILLFAAAVVFFCFFYTALVFNPKDVADNLKKSGAFLPGIRPGEQTARYIDKVMTRLTLFGALYITAVSLMPQFLIVAWNVPFFFGGTSLLIVVVVIMDFMAQVQSHLMSHQYDSVMKKSNLKGYGSGGIMR is encoded by the coding sequence ATGGCCAAGTCAGGAAACATGCCGGCGATGGGCAGCGGTCTGAGTGAACTGTGGGCGCGTTTGCGCTTCGTGCTCCTCGCCATCGTGGTGTACCGTATCGGTGCCCACATTCCCGTTCCCGGTATCAATCCTGACCAGCTTGCTGCCTTGTTTAGGGAGCAACAGGGCACCATCCTGGGCATGTTTAACATGTTCTCGGGTGGCGCCCTGGAGCGCATGAGTGTTCTCGCCCTGGGTATAATGCCCTATATATCGGCGTCAATTATCATGCAGCTCATGACTGCGGTCTCCCCTCATCTTGAACAGCTCAAGAAAGAGGGTGAGGCTGGCCGCCGCAAGATTAGCCAGTACACCCGCTACGGCACGGTGATACTGGCGTTTGTCCAGGCTACCGGCATGTCCGTCGGTCTGGCTAGCCAAGGCATCGCGTACACTGCTGACTTAAGCTTCTATTTCACCGCCGTGATTACATTCGTATCGGGCGCGGTGTTTATGATGTGGCTAGGTGAGCAGATTACCGAGAAGGGCATCGGCAACGGTATTTCGCTGCTGATTTTCGCCGGTATTGTTGCTGGACTACCCAGTGCCGTGGGCCAAGCCTTCGAGCTTGCCCGTAACGAAGGGGCCTGGAATGTTCTGCCGCTGTTAGCGCTGTCAGCGTTAGGTATTGCGACTGTCGCTTTTGTAGTTTTCATTGAGCGTGGCCAACGCCGCCTCAAGGTTAACTACCCTCGTCGGCAAGTGGGCAATAAGATGTATGCAGGGCAAAGTAGCTACCTGCCTTTGAAGGTCAATATGGCCGGTGTTATCCCGGCGATATTTGCCTCCAGTATCCTGCTCTTCCCGGCCTCTATTGGTCAGTGGGTAGGTGCCGGTGAAGGTATGGAGTGGTTGCAGCGTGCATCTCAGGCATTAGGTCCAGGTCAACCGCTTTACATCTTGCTTTTCGCGGCGGCAGTGGTATTCTTCTGCTTCTTTTACACAGCGCTGGTCTTCAACCCCAAGGATGTGGCTGACAATCTTAAAAAGTCAGGCGCTTTCCTGCCGGGCATTCGCCCCGGCGAGCAGACCGCTCGCTATATCGACAAGGTCATGACACGTCTGACCCTGTTCGGTGCCTTGTATATCACTGCGGTTTCCTTGATGCCCCAGTTCTTGATTGTGGCGTGGAACGTGCCGTTCTTTTTCGGCGGTACCTCGTTGTTAATCGTAGTCGTGGTCATCATGGACTTCATGGCCCAGGTGCAGTCGCATCTCATGTCGCATCAGTATGACTCAGTGATGAAGAAGTCCAACCTGAAAGGCTACGGTAGCGGCGGTATCATGCGCTGA
- the rpsS gene encoding 30S ribosomal protein S19 produces MPRSLKKGPFIDLHLLKKVEAAVEKNDRKPIKTWSRRSMILPNMVGLTIAVHNGRQHVPVHVSEEMVGHKLGEFAATRTYRGHAADKKAKR; encoded by the coding sequence GTGCCACGTTCACTAAAGAAAGGTCCCTTCATTGACCTTCATCTTTTGAAGAAGGTAGAGGCTGCAGTGGAGAAGAACGATCGCAAACCGATCAAGACTTGGTCGCGTCGTTCTATGATCCTGCCCAATATGGTAGGCCTCACTATCGCGGTCCATAATGGTCGCCAACACGTCCCGGTGCACGTATCCGAGGAAATGGTTGGCCACAAATTGGGCGAATTCGCTGCTACTCGCACTTATCGCGGGCATGCAGCGGATAAAAAAGCCAAACGGTAA
- the rplF gene encoding 50S ribosomal protein L6 produces the protein MSRIAKYPVKVPAGVDIKINADQLTAKGGQGTLSMTIHSDVVVGQEDGQLTFAPSESAKSWAMAGTTRALVQNLVTGVSEGFTRTLEIVGVGYRAQAKGQTLNLSLGFSHPVDYELPEGVSAETPKNTVIVLKSADKQQLGQCAAEIRAFRPPEPYKGKGVRYADEQVRRKEAKKK, from the coding sequence ATGTCCCGCATAGCGAAATATCCGGTTAAAGTGCCTGCCGGCGTTGATATTAAAATCAATGCTGACCAGCTGACCGCCAAAGGCGGCCAGGGCACGCTATCTATGACCATCCACTCTGATGTAGTGGTAGGTCAGGAAGATGGCCAGCTGACCTTCGCCCCGAGCGAATCTGCCAAGAGCTGGGCAATGGCCGGTACTACCCGCGCCTTAGTTCAGAACCTGGTAACGGGCGTATCCGAGGGTTTTACACGAACTCTCGAAATTGTTGGCGTCGGTTATCGTGCCCAAGCTAAGGGCCAGACGCTCAATCTTTCACTGGGCTTCTCGCACCCGGTCGACTACGAACTGCCTGAAGGTGTGTCAGCGGAAACGCCGAAGAACACCGTTATCGTGCTGAAAAGCGCCGATAAGCAGCAGCTCGGCCAGTGCGCCGCGGAAATCCGCGCCTTCCGTCCCCCCGAGCCGTATAAAGGCAAGGGTGTTCGGTACGCCGACGAGCAGGTGCGTCGCAAAGAAGCCAAGAAGAAGTAA
- the rplV gene encoding 50S ribosomal protein L22 has protein sequence MEVTAKLLGARLSAQKARLVADQVRGKPVAEALDLLTFSPKKAAKLVKKVLQSAIANAEENNGMDIDELRVSTICVDEGMTLKRIKPRAKGRADRILKRTCHITVKVAEK, from the coding sequence ATGGAAGTCACAGCTAAGCTGCTTGGCGCTCGTTTATCCGCCCAGAAGGCCCGTTTGGTGGCTGACCAGGTGCGCGGTAAACCTGTCGCCGAGGCACTCGACCTGCTGACCTTCTCACCGAAGAAGGCTGCCAAGCTGGTTAAGAAGGTGCTGCAATCCGCGATTGCAAACGCGGAAGAAAATAACGGCATGGATATTGACGAGCTGCGTGTCTCGACCATCTGCGTCGATGAGGGCATGACGCTCAAGCGTATCAAGCCGCGTGCCAAGGGGCGTGCGGATCGTATCTTGAAGCGCACGTGCCACATCACCGTCAAGGTAGCCGAGAAGTAG
- the rpsM gene encoding 30S ribosomal protein S13: MARIAGVNIPDNKHAAISLTYIFGIGRTRAEHICAAAGIAMNAKIQDLSSEEVDTLRSEVGKYTVEGDLRRDVTLNIKRLMDLGCYRGLRHRRSLPLRGQRTKTNARTRKGPRKPIRK, translated from the coding sequence ATGGCCCGTATTGCAGGCGTCAATATCCCGGACAACAAGCATGCGGCGATCTCGCTGACCTATATCTTCGGGATTGGCCGTACCCGTGCTGAGCACATCTGTGCTGCTGCCGGTATTGCCATGAATGCCAAGATCCAGGACCTGTCTTCTGAAGAAGTCGACACCCTGCGTTCTGAAGTTGGCAAGTACACCGTAGAAGGCGACCTTCGTCGTGATGTTACGCTTAACATTAAGCGTCTCATGGACTTAGGCTGCTACCGTGGTCTGCGTCATCGTCGTAGTCTTCCGCTGCGTGGTCAGCGGACTAAGACTAACGCGCGCACCCGTAAGGGCCCGCGTAAGCCGATCCGCAAATAA
- the rpmC gene encoding 50S ribosomal protein L29 produces the protein MKAQEIREKSAGELQEQLLELLREQFNLRMQKATGQLSQTHLLKQVRRDIARVKTLLNEKAGD, from the coding sequence ATGAAAGCCCAGGAAATTCGTGAAAAGTCCGCAGGAGAGCTCCAGGAGCAACTCCTCGAACTCCTCCGCGAGCAGTTTAACCTGCGCATGCAGAAGGCCACTGGCCAACTGAGCCAGACTCATCTGCTCAAGCAGGTCCGCCGGGATATCGCCCGCGTTAAGACTTTGCTCAACGAGAAGGCAGGTGATTGA
- the rpsK gene encoding 30S ribosomal protein S11: MANPRSNRKKVKKQVVDAIAHIHASFNNTIVTITDRQGNALSWATAGGSGFRGSRKSTPFAAQVASERAATAAAEYGVKNVDVLVKGPGPGRESAVRALNAAGFRVQSIVDATPIPHNGCRPPKKRRV, from the coding sequence ATGGCTAACCCGCGTAGTAACCGTAAAAAGGTTAAAAAGCAGGTAGTGGATGCGATTGCGCATATCCATGCCTCTTTTAACAACACGATCGTGACGATCACAGACCGCCAGGGCAACGCTCTTTCATGGGCGACTGCCGGTGGTTCGGGTTTTCGTGGTTCTCGCAAGAGCACCCCGTTCGCTGCTCAAGTGGCAAGCGAACGTGCAGCAACTGCTGCAGCCGAGTATGGTGTGAAGAACGTAGACGTACTGGTTAAAGGTCCAGGACCCGGTCGTGAATCCGCCGTGCGCGCACTGAATGCCGCCGGCTTCCGCGTGCAAAGCATCGTAGACGCGACGCCCATTCCCCACAATGGCTGCCGTCCGCCGAAGAAACGCCGCGTTTAA
- the rplB gene encoding 50S ribosomal protein L2, with amino-acid sequence MAIVKTKPTSAGRRHVVKIVGEELFKGRAYAPLLEKQSKSGGRNNYGRITTRHVGGGHRQHYRLIDFKRTKDGIPATVERLEHDPNRSAHIALLKYADGERRYIIAPKGVSAGTVLESGVNASIKKGNALPLRNIPLGSTVHCIELKPGKGAQIARSAGTSAQLVAREGNYATLRLRSGEMRKVLAECRATLGEVSNSEHSLRQLGKAGAKRWRGVRPTVRGVAMNPVDHPHGGGEGRTSGGRHPVSPWGVPTKGHKTRKNKRTDKLIIRRRNKTR; translated from the coding sequence ATGGCAATCGTCAAGACCAAACCCACTTCCGCCGGTCGTCGCCACGTCGTCAAGATCGTTGGCGAGGAACTGTTCAAAGGCCGTGCCTATGCACCGCTTTTAGAAAAACAGTCCAAGTCCGGCGGCCGTAACAACTACGGTCGTATCACCACCCGCCACGTGGGCGGTGGTCATCGTCAACACTATCGGTTGATCGATTTCAAACGCACCAAGGATGGCATTCCTGCCACCGTTGAGCGCCTTGAGCACGATCCCAATCGCAGTGCGCACATTGCGCTGCTGAAGTATGCCGATGGTGAGCGTCGTTACATCATTGCACCGAAAGGTGTCAGCGCGGGTACCGTGCTGGAATCTGGTGTTAACGCGTCAATCAAGAAAGGCAATGCCTTGCCGCTGCGCAACATCCCGCTGGGTTCTACGGTGCACTGCATCGAACTCAAGCCGGGTAAAGGCGCGCAGATTGCTCGCAGTGCCGGTACAAGCGCCCAGTTGGTTGCTCGTGAAGGTAACTATGCCACCCTGCGTCTTCGCTCTGGCGAAATGCGTAAAGTGTTGGCCGAGTGCCGCGCGACCTTGGGTGAAGTGAGCAACTCCGAGCACAGCCTGCGTCAACTTGGCAAGGCCGGTGCGAAGCGCTGGAGAGGTGTGCGTCCGACTGTTCGCGGTGTCGCGATGAACCCAGTCGATCACCCGCACGGTGGTGGCGAAGGCCGCACCAGTGGTGGTCGTCACCCGGTATCCCCATGGGGTGTGCCGACTAAGGGTCACAAGACGCGTAAGAACAAGCGCACCGACAAGCTGATCATTCGTCGTCGTAATAAGACGCGTTGA
- the rpsC gene encoding 30S ribosomal protein S3 has product MGQKVNPTGIRLGIVKDHASVWYAERGAYADKLNNDLEVRSFLEERLKSASVSRIHIERPANNARITIHTARPGIVIGKKGEDVDRLRRDLTQMMGVPVHVNIEEVRKPELDAKLVAANVAGQLERRVMFRRAMKRAVQNAMRLGAGGIKIQLSGRLGGAEIARTEWYREGRVPLHTLRADIDYATYEAHTTYGVIGVKVWIFKGEILGGIEEVRAKAKQQPAGNAPKKKGSR; this is encoded by the coding sequence ATGGGTCAGAAAGTCAATCCAACAGGCATTCGACTGGGCATCGTCAAAGACCATGCTTCTGTCTGGTATGCTGAGCGCGGCGCTTACGCCGATAAGCTCAATAACGATCTCGAAGTGCGTAGCTTCCTGGAAGAGCGTCTTAAAAGCGCCTCTGTTAGCCGCATCCACATCGAGCGTCCGGCGAACAATGCCCGCATCACCATTCACACTGCCCGTCCGGGTATCGTGATTGGTAAGAAAGGTGAAGATGTCGACCGTTTGCGTCGCGATCTTACCCAGATGATGGGTGTTCCCGTGCATGTGAACATCGAAGAAGTTCGCAAGCCGGAGCTGGATGCCAAGCTAGTCGCTGCTAACGTAGCGGGTCAGCTTGAGCGTCGCGTGATGTTCCGTCGTGCTATGAAGCGCGCGGTACAGAACGCAATGCGTCTTGGCGCTGGTGGCATCAAGATTCAGCTGTCAGGTCGTCTTGGTGGCGCTGAAATCGCACGTACCGAATGGTACCGCGAAGGTCGCGTTCCGCTGCACACGTTGCGTGCGGATATCGACTACGCCACTTACGAAGCTCACACCACCTATGGCGTTATCGGCGTCAAAGTGTGGATCTTCAAGGGTGAAATCCTCGGCGGTATCGAGGAAGTACGTGCCAAGGCGAAACAACAGCCTGCCGGCAACGCGCCCAAGAAGAAAGGTTCCAGGTAA
- the rpsH gene encoding 30S ribosomal protein S8: MSMQDTLADMFTRIRNAQMATKETATMPSSKLKVQVARVLKEEGYIADFAVAEGVKPELTVTLKYFEGKPVIEHIQRVSKPSLRRYMGKDNLPKVADGLGIAIVTTSNGVMTDRAARQAGVGGEVICTVF; encoded by the coding sequence ATGAGCATGCAAGACACTCTGGCGGATATGTTTACCCGTATCCGCAATGCGCAGATGGCCACCAAGGAGACGGCAACCATGCCGTCCTCCAAGCTGAAAGTGCAAGTGGCCCGAGTGCTAAAGGAAGAAGGCTACATTGCCGACTTTGCGGTAGCGGAGGGCGTTAAGCCCGAGCTAACCGTAACTCTCAAGTACTTTGAGGGTAAGCCGGTCATTGAGCACATTCAGCGGGTTTCCAAGCCGTCCCTGCGCCGCTACATGGGCAAGGACAACTTGCCTAAGGTTGCCGATGGCCTGGGTATCGCGATTGTCACCACATCTAATGGTGTCATGACCGATCGTGCCGCGCGCCAAGCGGGTGTCGGTGGCGAAGTCATCTGCACCGTATTCTAG